The DNA region GGCGGTGCTGGAGGACCTGGGGTTCCGCCCGGCCCGCACGGACCGGCTGTACGAGCTGCCCGCCCGGCCCCACGACGTGCCTCTGCCGGCCGGCGTGGAGGTGCTCAGCGCCGCCGACGTGCCCCCGGTGGAGGTCATGGCCCTGGACACCCGGTTGCGGGACGAGGTGCCCGGCACGGACGGCTGGACGGCCGCGCCCGACTGGTTCCTGGAGGAGAACCACCACTCGCCGTACTTCGACCCGGAGTGTTACCTGATCGCCCGGGCCGGAGCGGAAAATGTGGGCCTGATCCGCGTGTGGAACGGGCCGCGCCCCCGGCCCCGGCTGGGCCTGGTGGGGGTCCTGCCCGGGTGGCGGGGCCAGGGCCTGGCCGCGGCCCTGCTCGCCCGGGTCCTGACCGTGTGGGCGGTGCGTGGGGCCGACCGGGTGACCGCCGAGGTGGATGCCGGGAACGCGGCGTCACGGGCGCTGATGGCGCGCTTTGGCGGGATGGTCGTGGGCACCGAGACGGAACTGGTGCGGGAAGCCTAGGCCAGGGCGGGCTTAACCGACTTCCTTGGGGCCCTTCAGGCCGGTCCTGCCCTCGCGCGCCTGGAGCACGGCGGCCACGTCGCCGGGGGTGACGCCCAGTTCCGCCAGCGCGAACAGGGAGTGGAAGAACAGGTCGGCGGCCTCGGTGGCGAGTTCGGCGCGGTCCTCGTTCTTCGCGGCGAGCAGCACCTCACCGGCCTCCTCGCTGATCTTCTTCAGGACGCGGTCCAAGCCGCCGGCGTGCAGCCGGGCCACGTAACTCTGCTCCGGCAGGGTGGCGAGACGCTCAGTGATCGTGGCGTACACGCGCTCCAGGGTGCCGTCCAGGCCCGGGTCGGGCAGCGTGCCCTCCAGCAGCGGCGCGTGGAAGCAGCTGTACTCGCCGGTGTGGCAGGCGGGGCCGGCCTGAATGACGCGGTACAGCAGGCTGTCGCCGTCGCAGTCGGTGTGCACGCTCACGACCTGCTGGGTGTGGCCGCTGGTCTGGCCCTTCACCCACTGCGCCTGCCGGGAGCGGCTGTAGTACGTGGCCTCGCGGGTGGCGAGGGTGCGGTCCAGGGCGGCGCGGTCGGCGTAGGCCTGCATCAGCACGGCGCCGGTGCGGGCGTCCTGGGTCACGACGGGCATCAGGCCGTTCTCGGGCCAGGTCAGGGTGTCGGGGTTCACTGTTCTCTCCATTCGGGCCGCACGGGGAGGCCCTCGGCAGCCAGGTAGGCCTTCACCTGCGGGACGGTCAGCTCGCCGAAGTGGAACACGCTGGCGGCCAGGGCGGCGTCGGCCTCGCCGGTGGTGAGCACGTCGCGGAAGTCCTGCAGTTTCCCGGCGCCGCCGGAGGCGATCACGGGGATGTCCACGGCGCGGGACACGGCGCGGGTGGCGTGCAGGTCGAAGCCGGCGCGGGTGCCGTCGGCATCCATGACGTTCAGGCAGATCTCGCCGGCGCCGAGCGCCTGCCCGCGGGTGGCCCATTCGATCAGGTCCAGGCCGGTGTCCACGCGGCCGCCGGCGCGGTGCACGGTCCAGCCCTCGCCGCCGGGGCGGCGCTTGGCGTCGATGCTGAGCATCACGCACTGCGCGCCGTAGTGGTCGCTGGCCTCGCGGATCAGCTCGGGGCGGGTCAGGGCCCCGCTGTTCACGCTGATCTTGTCCGCGCCGGCGTGCAGCAGCTGCCGGAAGTCCGTGAGGGCATTGATGCCGCCGCCGATGGTGAGGGGCATCATGACCTGCTCGGCGACCTGCACGGCCACGTCCAGCATCAGGCTGCGGCCCTCGTGGGTGGCGGTGATGTCGTAGAACACGAGTTCGTCGGCCTGCTGGACCTCGTACGCGCGGGCGAGGGTGAGGGGATCGCCGGCGTCGCGGTGGTCCTCGAAGAACCGCACGTTCTTCACCACGCGCCCGTTCTGCACGTCCAGGCAGGGAATGATGCGCCGCGTCAACACGCCCGGCAGTCTACGGGCACCGCGGCCCCGGACCCCCGGCACGGCTAGGGCAGTGCCCGGGAACGCCGCGCCAGAGGAAAGAGGACAGGGGACAGGGCAGACGCGCGCCTGCCCGGTCCCCATCCTGTGCGGCTCAGCCTTCGCGCTGGTAGGCGACCCGGCCGTCCACCACGGTGAGGGTCGGCCAGCCCCGGAGGGTCTGCCCCTGCCAGGGCGTGAACTTGGCCTTGCTCTTGAACTCGGCCGGGTTCACTTCGCGTTCGGTGTCCAGGTCCAGCACGACCAGGTCGGCGGGCGCGCCGGCGTCCAGGGAGGGCTGGGGCCAGCCCATCACGCGCGCCGGGGCGGCGGTCATCAGGTCCAGCAGTTTGTCCAGGCCCAGGCGGTGCCCGAAGCGGGTCCACATGAGCGGGAAGGCCAGTTCGATGTACGCGATGCCGCTGGGCGCTTCGAGCAGGTCGCGTTCCTTCTCGGCTTTGGTGTGGGGGGCGTGGTCGGTGGCGAGGCAGTCCACGCTGCCGTCCAGCAGGCCCCCCAGGAGGTACTCGGCGTCGGCCTGGGTGCGCAGGGGGGGCGCGACCTTGTACATGGCGTCGAAGGTCCGCAGCTTCTCGTCGGTGAGGTCCAGGTGGTGCGGGCAGACCTCGCAGGTGACCGGCAGGCCGCGTTTCTTCGCGTCACGCACGAGGTCCAGCGCGCGGGCGGTGCTGAGGTGCTGCACGTGCAGCCGGGCGGGGCGGCCCTGCGCGGTCAGGCCGGCGACGATCTCGATGTCCCGGGCGACGCGGGCCGCTTCGGCCGCCGCGGGGTTGCCGGGCAGGCCCAGTTCCTCGCTGACCGGACCCTCGTTCATCACGCCGTCGGCGCGCAGCGTGGCGTCCTCGGCGTGCACGCTGATCACCATGCCCAGCGCGTGCGCGGTTTCCAGCGCGAGGCGCAGCACGCGGGCGTTCTCGTTGGTGAGCCCGTCGTCGGTGAACATGACGGCGCCGGCGTCCTTGAGGTACTGCAGTTCGGCCAGCGCCTCGCCTTTCTGCCCGCGGGTGATCGCGGCGGCGGGTTTCAGGCGGGCGAGGCCGAGGCGCCCGGCCTTCTCGATCAGGCTGCGGATCAGGGCCGGGTCGTCCAGCACGGGGCGGGTGTTGGGCATGCACACGACCGTGCCGTACCCGCCGGCCGCGGCGGCCGCGAGGCCGCTGTGCAGGTCCTCT from Deinococcus ficus includes:
- the hisIE gene encoding bifunctional phosphoribosyl-AMP cyclohydrolase/phosphoribosyl-ATP diphosphatase HisIE — protein: MPVVTQDARTGAVLMQAYADRAALDRTLATREATYYSRSRQAQWVKGQTSGHTQQVVSVHTDCDGDSLLYRVIQAGPACHTGEYSCFHAPLLEGTLPDPGLDGTLERVYATITERLATLPEQSYVARLHAGGLDRVLKKISEEAGEVLLAAKNEDRAELATEAADLFFHSLFALAELGVTPGDVAAVLQAREGRTGLKGPKEVG
- a CDS encoding dihydroorotase — encoded protein: MLTIKNIKRPGSDTLESVTLEDGLIKGWNLPEQGDVLDGRGGTVAPAFTELHAHLREPGQTEKEDLHSGLAAAAAGGYGTVVCMPNTRPVLDDPALIRSLIEKAGRLGLARLKPAAAITRGQKGEALAELQYLKDAGAVMFTDDGLTNENARVLRLALETAHALGMVISVHAEDATLRADGVMNEGPVSEELGLPGNPAAAEAARVARDIEIVAGLTAQGRPARLHVQHLSTARALDLVRDAKKRGLPVTCEVCPHHLDLTDEKLRTFDAMYKVAPPLRTQADAEYLLGGLLDGSVDCLATDHAPHTKAEKERDLLEAPSGIAYIELAFPLMWTRFGHRLGLDKLLDLMTAAPARVMGWPQPSLDAGAPADLVVLDLDTEREVNPAEFKSKAKFTPWQGQTLRGWPTLTVVDGRVAYQREG
- the hisF gene encoding imidazole glycerol phosphate synthase subunit HisF codes for the protein MLTRRIIPCLDVQNGRVVKNVRFFEDHRDAGDPLTLARAYEVQQADELVFYDITATHEGRSLMLDVAVQVAEQVMMPLTIGGGINALTDFRQLLHAGADKISVNSGALTRPELIREASDHYGAQCVMLSIDAKRRPGGEGWTVHRAGGRVDTGLDLIEWATRGQALGAGEICLNVMDADGTRAGFDLHATRAVSRAVDIPVIASGGAGKLQDFRDVLTTGEADAALAASVFHFGELTVPQVKAYLAAEGLPVRPEWREQ
- a CDS encoding GNAT family N-acetyltransferase; protein product: MPSLDIRPFTPGDVIALSAWTGTPAAALREDAEGREGWLAWDGAAVVGALFPWRSPDGRVRLFFERCRQDAWAPLLAQVPGPAVTTVRDATPQAVLEDLGFRPARTDRLYELPARPHDVPLPAGVEVLSAADVPPVEVMALDTRLRDEVPGTDGWTAAPDWFLEENHHSPYFDPECYLIARAGAENVGLIRVWNGPRPRPRLGLVGVLPGWRGQGLAAALLARVLTVWAVRGADRVTAEVDAGNAASRALMARFGGMVVGTETELVREA